The region ccccaTTGAGCATATTATCCTTTTTTTatttaaaactcattacaagccgagaagtgaaaaacaatgttatcaccctattcaaagggttgaaagagtcttgtttggagttgtgtggggttgaacaattatgtttgtaatatttcgAAAGTTGgcaaaaaaaggaaaaaaaatagaaaagaaaaaaaaaggaatgaaaaaataGAAGGATAAGAGGAAGAAAAAAAGGAATTGTGTTTGTAATGTTTCAATACATGTCAATACACACTCcttaaaaaaaagaataaaaagaggAAGGAGAAGAAAAAACAATTGCTATAGAGTTGTtcaagtgaatgaaatattttgtaaattcaactcccgcagtttctttcaagtctcttttatctctttgaattttagcctagtaccccttagaatttatctcacccttatcttggccacgttacaaccaaataaaagtccttttgatctttgtgtgcatgcATTTTAACTGTGGAAGTTAGAGTCctttcaagcttatggtagtactcATTTTCATattgtgctttgagtgtaaacagttaatctaaacacttgagagttgagtgaattatatcctgtgaggatcttactgCTGTTGATGTACTTTTTGGTAATATGTTTTTCTATCTGCTTTGAATATCACAAAAAGTTGCttactaacaccatattcttgaagcttagacttagaattatgTCTATACCTTGTATCTTAAAAACTTTTGGAAGTGCATGCTctgttttctttccttttgttttgaaattgtaattttgctcggagtacaaaagttcaagtgtgagggaatttgatcagtgcattttgatgcacattcttctataattgtaaTTAGGCATTTATCTAGTTTACTttgcttattttactattttattatgtttttagatttaagttcatgtttgcctttaatctattttcgtttgctattttcagttttagcggttatttgataTCTGTCCACTGTTAGGATCATAACTTGAGCTTCGGGATACCGTTTTGCAAGTTCTGACATGCGTTGGAAATAtaagagaaagagatacaactttttTGTTGAAGGAAAAATATGATTCGGAGTGCATACgtctcaaataattcgttgaagtttcgtactttaggaaatattttcttttgggccatttgttgggccgaatttaggttttccggcctagtttgaattataagtgaaacccttattctgtttaaaagggcAACTACGGTACTGTAGCAAAGACACATTATTCATAATAACTTTTTGCTTTCatgcgatcatgaagaggaactaatctcctagagtcaatctgctgtaaccgaatttccaaggctttgaggtttttattctatcaatttaattttgTTCTCTTTGAATTCTATTTTATGAAATTTCATTTACTTAATCTGTATTTTTTcgaatggttttgattaaattcgtatgattgcattcctaactattaatcaccgttttcgtcgctttgtcgttaaattgcgtttgtaaatcgtgtttgcttaattcacgattgtatttatccgtttgcttaattcataatataggaatataaatctgtcatatatctattgcgcttgtcaatcaaatttgaatcgaatagagtcgaagccgcttagggaattggtaggtaaaaaccagtgATTAGTCGAAAATCGAAAACAatagattgacttattttataatctcttattttaataactttttttttgctttgtttCTAAATCGAATACTAAACATAAACCCCccttaaatcgatttcattaggttaagaataatacaagaatccttgcgatacgatactcgagttgtcgcttccgctaaactacaattttctaattactcgttttgacccgtgtgcgacaacgGATCAATCTATAAAAGAAAACATATGACAAAGTCTTGAAGTGTAATGAAACACCACCTTAGTCTAAGTGAACATTGTGTAAAGCAAAAGGGCATTCTCATAGAAGTACATTGCTAAGATACGCACATGCGGGCACACCCAAAAAAAAACttattttcaatttgatttttctcaagaaaaatattttctaaaaTGTCTTGAAGGTGTGTAAGATGAATTAAGAGCAGTCAAATTATTATGGGAAAAGTTTTGCCTTTTCTAATCGATTGGAGCACTTATCTAATCGATTAGATCAGTTCAAAATTAAACTCTAATCGATTTAAGATAACATTTTATTAATGTACAACGACTAGATATCTTTTCTCTCCTTTTTGAGTCGGTATTCGATTATCATAGGAGATTATAATCGATTACTATTAAGTTATAATCGATTAGATTTTCTTAAAAGACATTAAACTCAATTTCCTTTTTTAGCCAACCCACAGGCTATAGATAAAGATCTCTTCCCTCATTTCAAAATATCAAGAAACGGGTTTTTGACGGTTCTTACTCTCTATCCCTCTCTCTAAACTTTTTCTTTACTTTCTCTCACTAATATTTAGCCAAATGGCTTATTTGAGGAAGTCCTTTTATGAGTGAGGATGAACAGTAATTATGGAAGGGTATAATTCTAAAATTCACCAAggaattttttatttatatcttagttaaatattatatatttagGATGTGTTTAGGTTAGAAGGAAAACACATTAAAACTTTTGGTTTGTGTATTGTGTGACCAAATCCTTGTTTAGGTTCATGCTTAGCCCGTAATTAAAAGCTTGTCAGGTTCGAGATTAGCCCGTGGTAAAATCTCATAGATTCCCGATTAACTCGTGATAAAAGCAAGGTTAAGTTACAATTTAGCACATGAAAAAAGCTTAGATAAGGTTTGAGATTAACTCGATATTAAAATCTCCCAAGTTATTGGTTAGTCCTGTAAAACCAATATTTAAGGTTCGCGAGCTCAACCAGTGGTAAAAGCTTATAAAGTTTGTTTAGAAGTTTGAAGACTATTTGTTCAAAGGTTCTTATGAAAATAAGGTTAACTGATTTGATCGATCGTTTGTGGAAATAGGATTAACCGCTTCAATCCACCTTTTGGAAGTGAAGACTAAAACTACTAAATTCCAGAGACTTGTTGTTTTGGTTGGAAGTTAACCATTTTCCTTGTATAAGCGGGTTTGTGATTTTTACCTACTAAAAACTCTCAAAGTTTATTGAATTCTCTCACGATCAGTTCTTGGGGTGAGGAGTATGTCCTTTTTGTTTTGACCAAACCTCTATAAATTCTCGTGATCTTTCTTTCCTTAAACTATTTACTTTCAACATTTTACTTCATGCAACTTATTTTCCGCTGCTTAATACTTAAACgctttcaaaatatttttaaaaccAAAATTTTCTGAATCACACCATTCACACCCCCCCTCTAATTATAatttgaaaacatttttaaaaccaaAATTTTCTGAATCACACAATTCAAACACCCCCCTAATTATAatttgaaaacatttttaaaaccaaATCTTTCTGAATCACACAATTCAAACACCCCCCCCCTAATTataatttgaaaacaaaatttTCTAAACATTTATACATGGTATATTTGAGAGGCACAACAAAAAATAATCTCTCCTCGAAGTTCTCCAAGGAATCTATGCGTAATTAAAAGAATTTACGACCTTGTTTCAAAGAGACTAACCCCGTAGATTGGTCACAAATAACAAACTTTCTCAAAACATGGAATAAATGAAAGAATGGGGTTAACGTTGGATGACTCTTCTTTTATTCACACCAATATTGAAAagatttgacctcaaagcaactcaatcttgttgcctacattggtaggacttcaaccaaccaaaaatcacaaagaatagtgaagaattgagtGAGAACCGAAAGGTAATTGTCCCTGGATCAAAGATTCTGATATGTAACTATTATGGGGTGTTTAGTCTCTCCATATATATGCGTCTTTTCTCTGATACAGGTCACTCTACCCTTCAACAACTTCGAGGTTGAGGTACTTAACCATTTGGAGATTTTTACATCATTGTATTGTTTGATTGATATATATCGGGATGATGGTCTCACATCTCGATATGCCCACTCCAACTTGTCATTAAGTAACATTAATCAATTTGACGTATCTAAAACCAAATCCTACTCCAACCTAATTCAAGTCGATACTAGCCTCCAGAACCAAATCCCACTCCAACTCCAACCTGAGTCATGTCAATACTAGTGGGATAAAGATATACTTTTTTTTAATATAgaatatatttaaatattttcaAATAGTTTAAGAGCCTATTCTTTAATAATCTCACCCTTTTATACAAACCTCAATTCACACACTAAATTTTTTAAATTCGACACTAAACATTAGAAAGAAACTCCATCTGTTTTTGTTGCTAAATAATCATATTAGAGATTTGGCATGTTGTCGAAATCTACCTACGGCTAAACCCAATCTCATTGCTTTAACACTATCATTATATATCAGCAATTGCTTACATGTACTCTTAAGGTACTTGTTAGTATTACTAAAGATAGAAACCTTATACCTCCTCAATTAGTCAACCTCATTAGTCAACCTCATTGAGTATTTATCATTCTTGCACAAAAATTGTTATCAGCCGATCAAATAAATATGAGCTACTCACAAATATTTTATGAGACAAGTTATATAAGCCATGAAATCACAACACCATAATAGTGTTGAGGATTTGAATTTGTCTACTCAACTTGAAAAGCATCATACATTGATGTTTGCAAATACTCTACAACGTTTAAGTTAACAATGTAATACGGATAACTTTTCCGGGTCCTTATTACATGTCATTGGCAAGAGAATCACATCATTCTCCTCCTTTTGACATCGGTTTTCTCTTCCTCACGAGTAATCACTTCATTTTCCTCAATGTTGTCTACATGAGTAATCCCGCTTGATGCATCTTGAAGTTCTAGTGCATTTTTTACAAACATATACAGTCTCCACAATGTGTAGTTGCTCTATATATTATAATGATACCAAAATTAGTGAGTAGCTAAATAACAATTGCTAAACCAAAATCAAAAGAAATTAACATGACAAACCTGAGAGTCAAGATCAAGGGTCACTTCTTCAATATTGAGTTGGAAATTTGGATTATTCTCATTAACTATCTCTAACGCCTTGTGGAGGTTATCAGGAGACAATTTAGTGATATCCGCCGCAAGTAACGGTTTCTCCAGAGATGACAGTTTCCTAAAGTATTGTCAACAACCAAACAATGCATAATAAGAAGCAACATAATTCCACAACATGACCAAAAGAAAATCAATAACGAAATCTCAGTTAGGTGTTTAAAGGAGCAAACTAAATGGCAACTAGTTACTATAAAACTGTAATCAAGATTTGTTGCAGTAAGAGAATCATACATCTGGTGCATTTATACAAATCGGACCATCAGATCAATCATTGGTTCAATTTCGTAAATTAGGATTTAGGATTATAATAGAAAGTCGAAATGGGGATCGTCTAATCTTGACTAGACAATTCAGATCAGCGACAACGTTGTGAATTGTGATTGTGTGAACGAAAGAAATCTAAATTCATTAAACTCCTATCATAAGGGAGTTCTAGAAAAGAATAATTTTGAGACTACACACTAAACTAACCAATGATATGTAGCACTATTTTACCGAAATTCAACTTAGACCACAAAAAGAATATTGTGTACTCTTTCACAAACCTGCACTTTGCAATCATTATCGATTTGAGATTCGTCAAAGCTTTATCAGCCTTAGACAACTGGAACAACAAAAATTAAAGGTGCAAATTAGCCATCTGAAACACTTCTTCTAAGTAACATACATCAGTTGATTTTAAAGTTTAAACACAACTCTGTAAAAAAATAATGAACCAACCTCCTCGCTTAATTTCATAGTCATGTTGGCATAAGTGGCTTCTTGAGCAAGCTTTTTGTTCAAATTCTCATGTGCTTCCTTTGATAGTTCATTCTCCTGAAACAATCAAATAAAGAAACATAAAGCAGCTACATACAAAGCAAATTTCATCGATCTAAAAAAGGAAATTATGCAGGAAAAAACAAAATTACCAATTTTGTGACTTTAGGCAATAGATGTGACCATTTCTTCTCAAATTTGTACAGCAAGGTCTTGGCCATCTCATGGATAGTATGCTTTTCTTCATTGTACTTCATTGCATTATTAAAAATCAGCCTTACATCAGCATATATCTCCTTCACATTTTTATAACCAGAGCCA is a window of Lathyrus oleraceus cultivar Zhongwan6 chromosome 6, CAAS_Psat_ZW6_1.0, whole genome shotgun sequence DNA encoding:
- the LOC127092476 gene encoding transcription factor GTE1; its protein translation is MVDYSDQPPSDQCISNQDLTRYGHFLDQLHTQINELENQVTEVEQFYQSTDVQNNDCKTKGREKPPAGSKKPPQRVLEEMQDEIMRNFSKMLNDITHHKWAWPFLEPVDVKGLGLYDYYEIIEKPMDFSTIEKKMKVKDGSGYKNVKEIYADVRLIFNNAMKYNEEKHTIHEMAKTLLYKFEKKWSHLLPKVTKLENELSKEAHENLNKKLAQEATYANMTMKLSEELSKADKALTNLKSIMIAKCRKLSSLEKPLLAADITKLSPDNLHKALEIVNENNPNFQLNIEEVTLDLDSQSNYTLWRLYMFVKNALELQDASSGITHVDNIEENEVITREEEKTDVKRRRMM